From the Rhinoraja longicauda isolate Sanriku21f chromosome 5, sRhiLon1.1, whole genome shotgun sequence genome, the window GAGATGAATTGGCCGAGGTAAATCACAGAGCTCAGCACAGAAACACAGAGTccactgaccatcaaacacccatttacactaatcctgtcCCAGCCCATTTATattccccacattcctatcaactccCCCCGGTCCATTCCACTCATCTGGATGTTCGCGGGAATTTAGGTGACCATTTAATCTACAACCTGCATGTCctttggatgtgggaagaaactggagaacccggaggaaatgcatttggtcacagggagattgtacaaactccagacatgcAGCAacaggggtcaggatcgaacccacgtcattGCAGCTGTGTAGACTGACAAACTATATTCATAGACATGAAAGACAATAAGCAGAACAAAACATTTAAAGGAATAATTAATCATTTTCCATTAATGTACATTCCCTTCAAGGAACAGAAACCTCCCAAGACCACAACAAATAGCACTCCCAAGAAGTGTCTAAGTCAGGAAAGGATGGCACAAAGAGAAACCGATGGAGAGTGAATAGACCTCGATTGACTTCTATCGACCTTAGTAGACTTCCAACTTCCTTACATTGGTCTGACTGATGGCGTGCCAAAAACATTCTTCACCACCCCAtggcaccactttcagggaactgtgcactcatactcctcaatccctctgctctacaacaccccagggccctaccatacaCCATGAAGATCCTACTCTGGTTTcaattccaaaaatgcaacacctcatatttatctgaatcaaactccatttgccattcctcagccatcTTTCCCAGCTAGATCTGCTATAATTCATAATATCCATCTAGGATACCACCTAATTTAGTGTCATCtttaaacttactaatcatgcctcgtACATTCTTGTCTAAATTGAAGACGTAAttgacaaacagcaataggcTGTTTAAAGTTCATAGAACTGTGGTCACTAGGCCCAAAGTGCTTCTGCATTAACACTTCAGACACCTGCCCTGTCCAATTCCCTCAGAGTAGGCCAAGCTtttccctctacatattgcctgaggaaactttcctgaatacaCCTGAGAGTCTACcccatctaagcccttggcactGTTGCAGATCCTTCTACATTGAGAAAGTTAAAATCTCCTAGTATGACAGCCCTATTATTCTTGCAGCTGTCTACAATCACCTGGCATTCaattcctcccgcctagactactgcaattccctatacactgggatcagccaatcatccctgtcccgcctgcaattggtccaaaacgccgcagcgagactcctgacgggtacccgtaaaagggaccacatcaccccgattctgtccTCTCTCCACTGGGTCcccgtacagtacagaatcaacttcaagctcctcctattcacatacaaagccctaaacgggcttgccccccccccccccccccatattaaaaatcttctaacccaccactctatctccaggtccctcaggtcggccgacttggggctactgactatcccgcggtctaggcttaagctcaggggtgaccgcgcttttgcggttgcagctcctagactgtggaacagcatccctctccccatcagaactgccctctccatcgactcctttaagtccaggctcaaaacctatttctactcccgagcgtttgaggccctctgagggggtgctgtgaactgtttatgtatgtgccgttatgtttgtgtgccattgtatgttcgttcttagtacctgaactgatgtacagcactttggtcaacgtgggttgtttttaaatgtgctgtacaaataaaattgacttgactttcatTTCTCACCTCTACCTATATAGCCTCATTGGACAATTCTTCAAAGTAGTAATCTCGGAATACTGCTGTAAgatccttaatcaataaagcaaaacTCCTTCCTCTTTCACCCACATCTCTGCCTTGCCTTCAgcatctgtaccctggaacattgaggtACCAGTCCTGACCCTCCCTTAGCCAGCTTTCCATAGTGGCTAAAATGTCCCAATCGCACGACCTATCCACGTCCTGGGTTCATCCGCCTTACCTGTCAGGCCCCTAGCATTGAAATAAATCTGAAAAATCCGACCGTCTTTCCTCACTCCCTGCTGTGTCTCCACCTGTCCTATTCACTGAACTCGCTGTCATTGACTTCTTTATTGACAGCCAGTCTCTCACCTCCCTCTCTGCAGCATTGGACTCtatcccctgccaatctagtttcgaTCCTCCCCAGCGCCACTCGCAAACatgcccgccaggatattggtccccttcCAGTTCTGGTGCAACCcgtctactttagtttagatacaacacggaaacaggcccttcggcccactgagtccgcgccgaccagcgatccccgctaccctacacacacactagagacaattttacacttataccaagccaattaacctaaaaatgtgcatgtctttggaatgtgggagaaaaccaaagatcttggaggaaacccacacggtcacggggagaacgtacagactccgtacagacagcacctgtagtcgggattgaacccgggtctccggcgccgcaagagctgtaaggcagcaactttaccgctgccccATCGTGCTGCCCTTTTGTCCCTCTTGTATAGTCCATCGCTGCCACAGAAGAGATACCactggtccaaaaatctgaatccctgccccttcCCCAACTTCTCAGTCACGCATTCACTTGCCCTATATCTTCCTATTTCTACCTCGCTAGCACGTGGCATTGGGAGTAATCTGGAGACTACTATCCTTGTGGTCCTGCTTTTCACCTTATTCCTAACTCCCTATATTtactcatgtaggaaggaactgcagatgctggtttaatccgaagatagacacaaaatactggagtaactcagcggggcaggcagcatctctggagagaaggaatgggtgacgtttcaggacgagccctttcttcagactggtcagttcttcttcaatctgaagaagggtctcgacctgaaacgtcacccattccttctctccagagatgcctcctgtcccgctgagctactccagcaatttgtgtctatcttcgatttaaaccagcatctggagttctttcctgcacatacgagatgctgttcctccaatttgcgtttagcctcacaatGATAATGGGgatgaccgaggacagaaaggtctgtgtaggaatgggaaagaaaatgaaagtgtccagcaaccgggagatcaggttggttcacgcgggctgagcgaaggtgttttgcgaaacgatcgcccatatcaagaagtccacatcttgaacaatgatggatgcagtcgatgaggttggaggatgtgcaagtgaacccctgccGAACCTGAAAGCCCCGTCCACTGTTGTGGGGAAAGGGAAAACAGTGGTGTTAGGGCTGCAGCATCGAGGCATGGACGATTGGGAGGGGTAAGGGAGGTCAGTCCTAGTCACCCTGCTAGCAGATGAGACACCAGAGACtgaggatgctggaatctggagcaacaggttggaggaattcagctggCCTTGCAGCAATTGTGGGGAGAGGAAATTGAGTGCATACATCAGGACATTCAGGAGAGGTTGCATTGCGGTGCAGAGAGGATCAAGAGGCCGAGACAGGGTGCAGAGTGGACTTTGTTTACTGAGCGTAGGTAGGCTGTAATTAATTTTATcggtgaagggagagagagagatttatttCTCGGTTGGGGCGGGGCGGGGTCGCCGACGAGACGGTGCAGAGGTCCCACAATGTCTGCGGCTTACAAGTTTTCCCACGGAATCCGAAACCAGCGCCGGAGAGCCGAGCCCGGCTGCAACCGGACAACTTGTGCAACTATGCAACTTGTGCAACTATGCAACTTGACCCGCGCCTGGCttgcctccctcctcctccccttgccCGCAGCACCAGCACCGGGCAGAAATAAATGCACGGTCCGCAGCAaccctgtcacccccccccccccagagcaaCTCCGCGGACGCTGCGCCCAGAAgctcacccaccacacacacacacgggcgaaGATAGCGGCTCCTCCGCAGACTGCTCGCTGTGCAGCGAGGAATCCTGGGAGATGTAgttctcccacccccttcccgggGGGGAAACGCTGCTGCAGCGCCGCCAGCGGACGGGAGGACTGCAGCGCCTGGACTCAGGCCCAGTCACATTTGAAGGCATAGatagacaagacacaaaatgctggagtaacgcagcaggacctgcagcacctcagtctgaagaagggtctcgacccgaaacgtcacccattccttctctcctgagatgctgcctgacctgctgagttactccagcattttgtgaataaataccttcgatttgtaccggcatctgcagttatcttcttatattttttattgcacctctggagagaagcaatgggtgacgtttcgggtcgagttactTCAACCTGAAGTCTCGAACCGAAAATtcgtccattctttctctccagagatgctgcctgtcccgctgagttactccagcatttttgtctatcttcggtgtaaaccattgtctgaagaagggtctcgacacgaaacgtcacccatttcttctctccagagatgctgcctgtcccgctgagttactccagcattttgtgtctatcttcagtgtaaaccattgtctgaagaagggtctcgacacgaaatgtcgcccatttcttcactccagagatgctgcctgtcccactgagttactccagcattttgtgtctaccttcgatttaatccagcatctgcagtttttttccctctgcatttccttcctacccagTAACATTAGGATGTCATGGATCCTCTGCTAACCTTGCCCTTGTGGTGGTGAAGGTGGAGACATAAGAGACAGCAAAAATACAGTCCGCTGGAATACTCAGTGGGTCGATGGTCAatagtttctttattatcacatgtaccaaggtacagtgaaatatttttgtgtaggaaggaacagcagatgctgatcagGTATGTCCaagaacactgtgggaagctgggGAAGAAATTGTGGGTGCAATCGATAATATGTATGCATCAAAGTTAGCCAATGGTGAGGCATCAGAAGATGGGAGGGCAGCTTATGTGTCttcattcaagaagggctgcaaacaAAATCATGGAACTACAGACTAGTAAGCTTGGTACTGGTTGGAAAGCTACTGCAGAGTAAGGGATAAGATATATGTACATTTGGAAAGACGGGTTGAtttaggatagtcagcatggttttgcgtATGGGAGATCATATcatgaattatttttatttttaagataACCAAGACATTGATTAAAGCAAGACTGTAACCGTAGATGGTCTTCAACAAAGACTGCACAAACATTTGCAtagattagattgcatgggatccagggagaactaCATAATTGgatatatgttcataagttctagtagaattaggccatttggcccatcaagtttactctgccattcaattatagctaatctatctttctctctcaaccccattctcctgccctctccccataacccttgacacccgtactaatcaagaatctgtcaatctctatcTTTAAAATATCCTTCACAGCcgcctgcggcaatgaattccatagattcgccaccctctgactaaagatattcctcctcatctcctttctaaaggtacatccttttattctgaggctatggccactggtccttgactctcccactagtcgaaacatcctctccacattcactctatccaggcctttctcaattcggtaagtttcaacgaggtccccctcattcttctaaactctaacgAGTACAGGCTCATTGTCATCAAATATTCATCATATGTTTCCCACttaatcctgggatcattcttgtaaacctcctctggaccctctccaaagcctgcacatctttcctCGGGTATGGGGTCTAAAACtgatcacaatgctccaaatgtggtctgaccactgCCTTATAATGCTTCAACAGTACGCCCCTGTTTACATAATTGTCTTGAtgaaagcagagggtggtggtggaaggacaTCTGGAGACTgcaagcctgtgaccagtggtagacctcaaggatcggtgctgggtccagTGCTGTTTGCCAAGTATATGAACGAGTTAGATGGgaaggtacaacgagatctgggtctcctagtgcatcagtcactgaaaggaagcatgcaggtacagcaggcagtgaagaaagccaatggaatgttggccttcaaaacaagaggagttgagtataggagcaaagaggtccttctgcagttgtatagggccctagtgagaccgcacctggagtactgtgtacagttttggtctccaaatttgaggacggatattcttgcttttgagggcgtgtagcgtaggtttactaggttaattcccggaatgggaggactgtcatatgttgaaagactggagcggctaggcttgtatacactggaatttagaaggatgagatgggatcttatcgaaacatataagattatagacaatagacaataggtgcaggagtaggccattcagcccttcgagccagcaccgccattcaatgcgatcatggctgatcactctcaatcagtaccccgttcctgccttctccccataccccctcactccgctatccttaagagccctatccagctctctcttgaaagcatccaatgaactggcctccactgccttctgaggcagagaattccacaccttcaccactctctgactgaaaagtttactctgccatactggactcccccaacattattaaggggttggacaagttagaggcaggaaacatgttcccagtgttgggggagtccagaaccagggaccacagtttaagaataaggggtaggccatttagaatggagatgaggaaaaactttttcagacagagaattgtaaatttgtggaattcactgcctcagaaggcagtggatgccaattctctgaatgcattcaagagagctggatagagctcttagggatagcggagtcagggggtatggggagaaggcaggaacggggtactgattgagaatgatcagccatgatcacattgaatggtggtgctggctcgaagggccgaacggcctactcctgcacctattgtctacaaggCATTATTAATAAGTTTATAGATGGCACTAAAATAGGTGATagtgatggttatcaagaattagtgGATTCTTGGTCAGGTGGTCAAATAGGCCTAGAAATATCAAATGCAGTATAATCCAGTTAAGACGAGGTATtgaattttgagaagtcaaaccagtgaatggtaAGACCCTGGGggatgttgtagaacagagggacctaGGGGTACAAGCACATAGTTCTCTAAAAATGGCGTCACAGGCAGGTAGGTTGGTGTAAGTGACTTTTGGATCACTGGTCAACATCAGTCAGTGAGTGcagtgagtacagaagttggatcATTATGTTGCAGcggtacaagacattggtaaggccacacttggagtattgtgtgtcagttttggtcatcctgctgtaggaaagatgccattaagctggaaaaagcgtAGAAAAGATTtacacggatgttgccaggacctgagtgcctgagctattgggagaggttgggcaggttaccACTTAATTTCTTGCAtcacagaagaatgaggggtgatttttcCGAGCtgcaataaaatcatgagggcaatagaCAAGGTGAACTTAccaaatctttttcccaggactggggaaatcaagaactaaagggcatTGTTTTAAAGTGGGAGGAGAAAtacttaataggaacccgaggggcaacttttttttcattgaaaggctggtgggtgtatggaatgagctgccagaggaagtagttaagatAGAAGAGTCAGAgccacacagcatgaaaacaggccctttggcccaacttgcccatgccgaccaagatccccatatattagtcccacctacttgcTTTTGGCCCAAatacctccaaacctttcctatttgtggacctgtccaaatgctttttaaatgtcattatagaacctgcctcaactaactactCCTCAGGTtattataaaatctttcccctcccaccctaaTCCTAatgcaatgtcctctggttcttgattcccctactctggataagactttgtgcattcaccctatctattcccctcaatgaTTACATACACCTCAAAaatatcactcctcagcctcctgcgctccaaggaataaagtcctagcctgcccaacctctccctatagctcaggccctcaggtactggtaacatcctcgtaactattctctgcactctttaaaATACCATATTAACATTGAAAAGATATTTGACGTGGGTCAAATGCAGAATATGGATGTGttgaactgaagggcctatttccctgttGTATGACTGTGACTGTAACATGGGGCACCCATGCAGAACCAgccacagggagggagagggtcacAACTCAGTGTCCACCAGGGCTCAGGTGTTGGTTGACAGGACAGGGCAAGGATGTGAAGCAGACAAGGATGTGAAGCAATGGATTCTGCCAAGAATCATTTATTTCCATACCCGATTTCTGCACAAGGTTTCTGGCAGTTTCCCCACAGGAAGAAAACCTGCAGAATATTCAAGGAGAAGGAGTGACTGTGGATGCAGACATGTGTCGCCGCTGGACAGTGAGTGGTCGCGTCAGCTCAGGCCAGTCAGCGGAGACAGTCATCCAGCagcccagcagcaggagaggcatTCCCTGTCCCGGGAAATGCAGCCTCATCCCTCACGGAGCCGCCCACCGGCTCAGTCCCCCGAAGCTCCTTCGCCTTTCAGCCCACACCCCACAACCACCTCTCTCCAAGACACAGCACATACGGAAAGTCTTTCCTGCTCCTTCCAACCAAGGCGCAGGAGCGTACCCTTGGCTTTACTCCATTTCCATCAGATTGCTCCGGCATTCCCGGGAAACCATCAGACGCATCAACTGGTTCTGGAACTTCTCAAATTTCTTGACATCTTGAGCTTGGTCCGTCTTGTATTGTAGGCACTGGCGGTGGGAAAAGAGATATCATGAAACTCAACTCTCTCACTAGTGATGCACATCATTCCTTAGTCCTGCACAGCCCACCTGCTCTCTGAGGTGCACCATCCGAGTCCCTATTCCACCCCACCCGTCCCGGAGTTTtctacaccagcactgtccccagGGTACGCAATCTTCCCTCAACTCCCAATTAATTTATCAGGCGCTCTTCCTAACCGAGGATCCAGCATTCATATCAATTACCAACAAAATTATTCTCGCCGCCTCTTCACGTGcctcaagacccttcgtcagctcTTTTATCAGATGGCGCTGGAGGAGTAGAGCCACCCGACTGatttctccccacccacccatcctccTGCAATGCAGTAATGGTGGGAGAACAACCTTCTCTGTACCATACTGGAGAGTGACAGCCACCAGCAACTGTAATAATATAGCACTGTTTAgcatgtccacacacacacacgtaagaTTTCGTCTGTTAGTATTGTTTAGTGTGGTATTTGCATTAATTGTAAAACTCTCATTACTGAGAAGAGCAGTATATTGTATAAATGGGAGAGAAGGATAGCAGTCTGCTGCACTGCCACCTCTTCCCAAGCTGTGGCCACCGAGCCCAAACGGCACCTCTGTCCCCAGGCTCCCAGCTCCAGCGCAGTCACGGCCCCAGCCAGACTCACCACCACATCATTGGTTACTTTCATGGACAGAAGGCCTGCACAGTGTCGGTACTTGATGACCACCCGCACCTGTCGAGGAAAAGGACAAACTGAGTCAGGCAGCCATACCACGCGGAGGGAGTTTACTGGGAGAGGACCCAGGGGCACTGCCAACACCAGGGAGAGGTATtgtctgccggggggggggggggggggggggggggtaaggggcagGATCACTGTCAGAACTTGGGAAAGGGAAGATAAGATGGTGGGGATTGGAGGGTGATGGGAATGGGTTGGCAAATGATAGGGAGGAGGCAATGCTGAAGATTTGTGGATGAAAGTGATAAAAGGGGTGGAGTGGTGAGGATGAGGGACAATGTGGTGGATGGGATGAGATGAGGGTGTGGAGATGGTGTTATAGAGTGCTCAGGGGAGAAGATGATATGGGGAAGCAGCAGATGAATGGGAGATTAGCGAGGCCCAGGTGAGGAGGGAAGgtgggtggaggtggagagggtgggtgggggtgaggagggtggggagagtgggtgtggggagatGATATGGGGCAGAGTGATGGGGATGGGAGAgtattggtggtgggggagggggtgtggagggagggtgggtggtggggagctGATATGGGGGGATATGGGGCAGTGATGATGGGGATGGGAGAGTGTtggtggttggggagggggtgtggagggaggggagctgATATGGGGGGATATGGGGCAGTGATGATGGGGATGGGAGAGTGTTGTTGGTGGGTgtgaggagggtgggtgggtagtggggtgggggaggggagctgataTGGGGCAGTGATGGGAGAGTtggtgaggagggagggtgggtagtggggagagtgggtgtgggggaggggggatatggggCAGTGATGGGAGAGTGTTGGTGGTTGGgtagtggggtgggtgaggagagtgggtgtgggggaggggagctgataTGGAGCAGTGATGGGGATGGGAGAGTtggtgaggagggtggggagagtgggtgtgggggaggggagctgataTGGAGCAGTGATGGGGATGGGAGAGTtggtgaggagggtggggagagtgggtgtgggggaggggagctgataTGGAGCAGTGATGGGAGAGTtggtgaggagggtggggagagttggtgaggagggtggggagagtgggtgtgggggaggggagctgatatggggcagtgatggggatgggagagttggtgaggagggtggggagagtgggtgtgggggaggggagctgataTGGAGCAGTGATGGGGATGGGAGAGTtggtgaggagggtggggagagtgggtgtgggggaggggagctgataTGGAGCAGTGATGGGGATGGGAGAGTtggtgaggagggtggggagagtgggtgtgggggaggggagctgataTGGAGCAGTGATGGGGATGGGAGAGTtggtgaggagggtggggagagtgggtgtgggggaggggagctgataTGGGGCAGTGATGGGAGAGTtggtgaggagggtggggagagtgggtgtgggggaggggagctgataTGGGGCAGTGATGGGAGAGTtggtgaggagggtggggagagtgggtgtgggggaggggagctgatatggggcagtgatgggggtgggagagttggtgaggagggtg encodes:
- the srp9 gene encoding signal recognition particle 9 kDa protein translates to MTYIHSWEEFVRAAEKLCHTDLMKVRVVIKYRHCAGLLSMKVTNDVVCLQYKTDQAQDVKKFEKFQNQLMRLMVSRECRSNLMEME